One Deinococcus betulae genomic window carries:
- a CDS encoding mannitol dehydrogenase family protein encodes MVNLNLAALAAAAPSVQTPTYDPLSLTCGIVHFGVGGFHRSHEAMYLDRLLNLREDHDWGICGVGVLPADARMRDVLAAQDHLYTLLTTSPDGHTEARVIGAIRKFLFAPDDPEAVLEQLADPATRIVSLTVTEGGYAIDNGTGLFDPSGSELQHDLTPGAVPRTVFGFITEGLRRRRARGLAPFTVVSCDNMQGNGDVTRLALTSFARLKDPELGEWLAAQVAFPNSMVDRITPVTTEQTQQDVTAATGLDDAWPVLAESFTQWVLEDHFTLGRPALEQVGVQLVTDVEPYELMKLRLLNASHQAMGCLGLLAGWRYVHEVCEDPALGAFVLGYMTAEATPTLRPVPGIDLGTYRQELMARFGSRAIQDTLARLVVDASERIPKFLLPVVREQLSRGGEIRHAALVLAAWSAYLRSAEAQGQPITDVHAPLLLAAAQREDHTPAAFLDVPAVFGDLGQHGRLRTEYLSAQASLRRLGPQGAAQAVNDAMKPLSLAQGPL; translated from the coding sequence ATGGTCAATCTCAATCTCGCCGCACTTGCCGCTGCCGCGCCCTCTGTCCAGACACCGACCTACGACCCCCTCAGCCTGACCTGCGGCATCGTGCATTTCGGTGTTGGCGGCTTTCACCGCTCGCACGAGGCCATGTATCTGGACCGGCTGCTGAACTTGAGAGAAGACCATGACTGGGGGATTTGCGGGGTCGGCGTGCTGCCCGCCGACGCCCGGATGCGCGATGTGCTGGCCGCCCAGGACCACCTCTATACCCTGCTGACGACCTCGCCGGACGGCCACACCGAGGCGCGCGTCATCGGCGCCATCCGCAAGTTTCTGTTTGCCCCCGACGACCCCGAAGCAGTGCTAGAGCAACTGGCGGACCCCGCCACCCGCATCGTGTCGCTGACCGTGACCGAGGGCGGCTACGCCATTGACAACGGAACTGGCCTGTTTGACCCGTCTGGCTCCGAACTGCAGCACGACCTGACCCCTGGTGCCGTGCCCAGAACCGTGTTCGGCTTCATCACCGAAGGGCTGCGGCGGCGGCGAGCACGCGGCCTGGCGCCTTTCACGGTCGTGTCATGCGACAACATGCAGGGCAACGGCGACGTGACCCGCCTGGCCCTGACCTCGTTCGCCCGCCTGAAAGACCCTGAGCTGGGCGAGTGGCTGGCGGCCCAGGTGGCCTTTCCCAATTCGATGGTGGACCGGATTACGCCCGTCACCACTGAACAGACCCAGCAGGACGTCACGGCCGCCACAGGCCTGGACGATGCGTGGCCGGTTCTGGCCGAGAGTTTTACCCAGTGGGTCTTAGAAGACCACTTCACGCTGGGCCGCCCCGCGCTGGAGCAGGTGGGCGTGCAGCTGGTGACCGATGTCGAACCCTACGAGCTGATGAAACTGCGCCTGCTGAACGCCTCGCACCAGGCTATGGGCTGTCTGGGGTTGCTGGCGGGCTGGCGCTATGTTCACGAGGTCTGCGAGGACCCGGCCCTGGGCGCCTTTGTGCTGGGCTACATGACCGCCGAGGCCACGCCCACCCTGCGCCCGGTGCCGGGCATTGACCTGGGCACCTACCGTCAGGAGTTGATGGCCCGTTTTGGCAGCCGCGCCATTCAGGACACGCTGGCACGGCTGGTGGTGGACGCCTCCGAGCGGATTCCCAAATTTCTGCTGCCGGTAGTGCGCGAGCAGCTGTCACGCGGCGGCGAGATTCGGCATGCGGCGCTGGTGCTGGCCGCCTGGAGCGCCTACCTGCGGAGCGCCGAGGCGCAGGGCCAGCCCATCACTGACGTCCACGCCCCACTGCTGCTGGCCGCCGCGCAGCGCGAAGACCACACGCCCGCCGCCTTCCTGGACGTGCCTGCCGTGTTCGGCGATCTGGGTCAGCACGGGCGCCTGCGCACCGAATACCTCTCCGCCCAGGCCAGCCTGCGGCGCCTTGGTCCCCAGGGGGCCGCGCAGGCCGTCAATGACGCCATGAAGCCTCTCTCACTTGCTCAAGGACCGCTATGA
- a CDS encoding ArsR/SmtB family transcription factor — MTSAPPADDRCEVSCIHPEAVAQARASLPDAGCVEGASAFLKLMADPTRLKILSALHAAELCVCDLAAVVGLSESAVSHQLRLLRAGRVVASRRAGRVVYYRLLDSHVTTTIANALDHAREDRD, encoded by the coding sequence ATGACATCTGCACCGCCTGCCGATGACCGCTGTGAGGTGAGCTGCATCCATCCCGAGGCGGTGGCGCAGGCGCGCGCCAGCCTGCCCGACGCGGGCTGTGTGGAAGGGGCCAGCGCTTTTCTGAAGCTGATGGCCGACCCCACCCGCCTGAAAATCCTGAGCGCCCTGCACGCCGCCGAACTGTGTGTGTGCGACCTGGCCGCCGTGGTGGGACTCAGCGAGAGTGCTGTCAGCCACCAGCTGCGACTGCTGCGCGCTGGGCGGGTCGTGGCCTCGCGCCGGGCAGGCCGGGTGGTGTATTACCGCCTTCTGGACAGCCACGTCACCACCACCATTGCCAACGCCCTGGACCACGCCCGCGAGGACCGGGACTGA
- a CDS encoding carbohydrate ABC transporter permease: MTTFTPVSAPRPANRHRIRNALLTLLTYLIALAFLFPLVWMVLAAFKTEAQAFATPPVFFFTPTLENFERALGGYFPALRNSLAAALGSTLLAFVLGLPAAFALAVYPTRRAQGVLTWMLSTKFMPAVGVIVPLFLIYRNLDLLDTLPGLILMYTTMNLPLVVWMMHSYMTEIPAAIYEAAKVDGASVVHEFFTIALPLSMPGIFATALLCLIFAWNEVFFALNLTSSQAAPLSVFIGEFKTSQGLFWAQLSAAATLTVLPVLIFGWIAQRQLVRGLSFGAVK, encoded by the coding sequence ATGACCACCTTCACTCCTGTTTCGGCCCCCAGACCTGCCAACCGGCACCGAATCCGCAACGCCCTGCTGACCCTGCTGACCTACCTGATCGCGCTGGCGTTCCTGTTTCCGCTGGTCTGGATGGTCCTGGCAGCGTTTAAGACCGAGGCGCAGGCGTTTGCCACGCCTCCCGTCTTTTTCTTTACGCCGACTCTGGAAAACTTTGAGCGGGCGCTGGGCGGCTACTTTCCGGCCCTGAGAAATAGCCTGGCCGCCGCCCTGGGGTCCACACTGCTGGCCTTTGTGCTGGGTCTGCCGGCGGCCTTTGCTCTGGCGGTTTACCCCACCCGGCGCGCTCAGGGCGTGCTGACGTGGATGCTGAGCACCAAGTTCATGCCCGCTGTGGGCGTGATCGTGCCGCTGTTCCTGATCTACCGCAACCTCGATCTGCTGGACACACTGCCGGGCCTGATTCTGATGTACACCACCATGAACCTGCCGCTGGTGGTGTGGATGATGCACAGCTACATGACCGAGATTCCGGCGGCCATCTACGAGGCGGCCAAGGTGGACGGGGCCTCTGTTGTCCACGAGTTCTTTACCATCGCCCTACCGCTGTCCATGCCCGGCATCTTCGCCACGGCGCTGCTGTGCCTGATCTTCGCCTGGAACGAGGTCTTTTTTGCCCTGAACTTGACGAGTTCCCAGGCGGCGCCGCTGAGCGTCTTCATCGGGGAATTTAAGACCAGCCAGGGCCTGTTCTGGGCGCAGCTGAGCGCCGCTGCCACCCTGACTGTACTGCCGGTGCTGATCTTCGGCTGGATTGCCCAGCGCCAGCTGGTACGCGGCCTGAGCTTCGGGGCCGTGAAGTAA
- a CDS encoding LacI family DNA-binding transcriptional regulator — translation MSTIQDVARLAGVSPTTAKRALKEPDKLTPDTLARVQRAIEQLHYEPDQRAGALRGGQSRTVGLIVASILEPFFGQFARTAGHVLGEAGYSLIISENEYSAARELTELRRLYGQRVAGILLRPGYGSGSHEYLGRLRSRGVAITQYDYRPPHHDAPSVMLDNVDAMRLAVDHLHALGHRRIAALGTYHPATHPEERSRAFPEIMNALGLAVPPEYQRVTLLTEDSAYALTHDLLALPQPPTALIALTGTQASGAFRAIKERGLRLPHDLSLLTFDNYPWTALVDPPITVLEQPVEAMAEHAARLMTAQLLGQPLTTPHVVLPARLIERGSTGPPREG, via the coding sequence GTGTCCACCATTCAGGACGTCGCGCGGCTGGCCGGCGTTTCTCCCACCACCGCCAAACGCGCCCTCAAAGAGCCGGACAAACTGACGCCCGACACGCTGGCGCGGGTGCAGCGGGCCATTGAGCAACTGCACTATGAACCCGACCAGCGGGCCGGCGCCCTGCGCGGCGGTCAGAGCCGCACCGTGGGGCTGATCGTGGCGTCTATCCTGGAGCCGTTTTTCGGACAGTTTGCCCGCACCGCCGGGCATGTGCTGGGCGAGGCGGGCTATAGCCTGATTATCAGCGAGAACGAGTACAGCGCGGCCCGCGAACTGACCGAGTTGCGCCGCCTGTATGGGCAGCGGGTCGCCGGCATCTTGCTGCGCCCTGGCTACGGCAGCGGCAGCCATGAGTACCTGGGGCGCCTGCGTTCGCGGGGTGTGGCCATTACCCAATACGACTACCGCCCGCCCCACCACGACGCCCCCAGCGTCATGCTGGACAATGTGGACGCTATGCGTTTGGCGGTGGACCACCTGCACGCGCTGGGCCACCGCCGCATTGCTGCGCTGGGCACCTACCACCCCGCGACCCACCCAGAAGAACGCAGCCGGGCCTTTCCCGAAATCATGAATGCCCTGGGGCTGGCCGTACCGCCCGAATACCAGCGCGTTACCCTGCTGACCGAAGACAGCGCTTACGCCCTGACCCACGACCTGCTGGCCTTGCCCCAGCCGCCGACGGCCCTGATTGCCCTGACCGGCACCCAGGCGTCGGGGGCCTTCCGGGCCATTAAAGAACGGGGATTGCGCTTGCCGCACGATCTCAGCCTGCTGACCTTCGACAACTATCCCTGGACCGCGCTGGTGGACCCGCCGATCACGGTGCTCGAGCAACCGGTTGAAGCGATGGCTGAGCACGCCGCCCGCCTGATGACCGCGCAACTGCTGGGCCAGCCGCTGACCACACCACATGTGGTGTTGCCTGCCCGTCTCATTGAGCGCGGCAGTACCGGCCCGCCAAGAGAAGGATAG
- a CDS encoding nucleoside/nucleotide kinase family protein, which yields MTPAPTALTASLADLVALARRLIVPGERRVLGITGAPGAGKSSLCAALAGALGEDAALVGMDGFHLANAELERLDRRDRKGAPDTFDTDGYLALLRRLRTEPQQTIYAPVFSRELEESLGSTVPIPAGTPLLLTEGNYLLLEAGRWSEVRALLDAAWFVEVPEAVRLDRLVARHEAHGKTPAQARQWAAEVDGPNAALIAATRPHADLVVTWQA from the coding sequence ATGACCCCAGCTCCCACTGCTCTGACGGCCTCGCTGGCCGACCTCGTGGCCCTGGCCCGCCGCCTGATCGTGCCCGGCGAGCGGCGGGTGCTGGGCATCACCGGGGCGCCCGGCGCGGGTAAATCATCCCTCTGCGCGGCACTGGCCGGGGCCCTGGGCGAGGACGCCGCCCTGGTGGGCATGGACGGCTTTCACCTGGCGAACGCCGAGTTAGAGCGGCTGGACCGCCGTGACCGCAAAGGCGCGCCCGACACCTTCGATACAGACGGTTACCTGGCCCTGCTGCGCCGCCTGCGCACCGAGCCGCAGCAGACGATCTACGCCCCAGTCTTCAGCCGTGAGCTGGAGGAGTCGCTGGGCAGCACCGTCCCTATTCCCGCCGGTACCCCACTCCTGCTGACCGAGGGCAATTATCTGCTGCTGGAGGCCGGGCGCTGGTCCGAGGTGCGGGCGCTGCTGGACGCCGCCTGGTTTGTCGAAGTGCCCGAAGCGGTGCGCCTGGACCGATTGGTGGCCCGCCATGAAGCCCACGGCAAGACACCGGCCCAGGCCCGCCAGTGGGCCGCCGAGGTGGACGGCCCCAACGCCGCCTTGATTGCTGCCACCCGGCCCCACGCCGATCTGGTCGTGACCTGGCAGGCCTGA
- a CDS encoding glucose 1-dehydrogenase encodes MTLPPPSSFLDLFKLDGRRAVVTGGAQGIGFEIARALAEAGALVTLADLNPDTGIDAARQLGGTFEKLDVSDPTAVTALAAGLPETEILVNNAGIVRNTPAEATPDKDWSAVMRVNLDGVFWCCRAFGQGMLARGRGSIVSTASMSGLISNHPQPQAAYNASKAGVIHLTRSLAGEWAGRGVRVNAIAPGYTATPLTKRGLDTPEWRETWLKETPMGRLAEPHEIAPAALYLASDAASFVTGHTLVVDGGYVCW; translated from the coding sequence ATGACCCTGCCTCCCCCCTCTTCTTTTCTCGACCTGTTCAAGCTGGACGGCCGCCGCGCCGTCGTTACCGGCGGTGCCCAGGGCATCGGCTTTGAAATCGCACGGGCCCTGGCAGAAGCGGGCGCGCTGGTCACCCTGGCCGACCTGAATCCGGACACTGGCATAGACGCCGCCCGGCAACTGGGCGGCACCTTTGAGAAGTTGGATGTCAGCGACCCCACCGCCGTCACTGCGCTGGCCGCTGGGCTGCCCGAGACGGAGATTCTGGTCAACAACGCCGGCATCGTGCGCAACACGCCGGCTGAGGCCACCCCGGATAAAGACTGGTCGGCCGTGATGCGCGTCAATCTGGACGGCGTGTTCTGGTGCTGCCGGGCCTTTGGGCAGGGCATGCTGGCGCGCGGCCGGGGCAGCATCGTTTCGACAGCCAGCATGTCGGGTCTCATCAGCAACCACCCGCAGCCGCAGGCGGCCTACAACGCCAGCAAGGCGGGGGTCATTCACCTCACCCGCTCACTGGCCGGCGAGTGGGCGGGGCGCGGCGTGCGCGTCAACGCCATTGCGCCGGGATACACCGCCACGCCCCTGACCAAACGCGGCCTGGACACGCCCGAGTGGCGCGAGACCTGGCTGAAAGAAACCCCGATGGGCCGCCTGGCCGAGCCGCACGAGATTGCCCCGGCGGCGCTGTATCTGGCGTCGGACGCGGCCAGTTTTGTCACGGGGCACACGCTGGTGGTGGACGGCGGCTATGTCTGCTGGTGA
- a CDS encoding ABC transporter substrate-binding protein has protein sequence MTRVLPLLALTAALLSSAQAASTITIATVNNPDMVTMQKLTPEFNKKYPDITVRWVVLPENELRQKITLDVASGAGSFDLATVGAYEVPIWAKNGWLEPLTPLFTKNPTIASAYKLNDILPGVRSALTVGGNLYAVPFYAESSMTFYNKDLFKAAGLTMPTKPTWTQMQTFASKIHNPAKGVYGICLRGLPGWGENMALFTTMVNTFGGRWYDPNWQAQVNSPAWKNAMTFYVNLVKRYGPPGATSNGFTENLTLMSQGKCGMWVDATVAAGFLSDPTSSKITKSVGFASAPVGTTARGNNWYWSWNLAIPKSTKQEDAAFKFLTWATSPEYIALVAKTKGTWASVPPGTRTSTYSNANYKKAAGAFSSLVLSSINSADVNRATKDPVPYTGVQYVAIPEFQALGTQVGQYLAGALSGQYTIDQALKLAQDAAQKTAREGGYQK, from the coding sequence ATGACCCGAGTGCTGCCCCTTCTGGCCCTGACCGCCGCGCTGCTCTCCAGCGCCCAGGCGGCGTCCACCATCACCATTGCCACGGTGAACAACCCCGACATGGTGACCATGCAGAAGCTGACGCCCGAGTTCAACAAGAAATACCCGGACATCACGGTGCGCTGGGTGGTCCTGCCCGAAAACGAACTGCGTCAGAAAATCACATTGGACGTGGCCAGTGGGGCGGGCTCCTTCGACCTGGCGACCGTCGGCGCCTACGAGGTGCCCATCTGGGCGAAAAACGGCTGGCTGGAGCCCCTGACCCCGCTGTTTACCAAGAACCCTACGATTGCCAGCGCCTACAAGCTGAATGACATTTTGCCTGGGGTGCGCAGCGCCCTGACGGTGGGCGGCAACCTGTATGCGGTGCCGTTTTACGCCGAATCCAGCATGACGTTCTACAACAAGGACCTGTTCAAGGCGGCCGGGCTGACCATGCCTACCAAGCCCACCTGGACGCAGATGCAGACCTTCGCCAGCAAGATTCATAACCCCGCCAAGGGCGTGTACGGCATCTGCCTGCGTGGCCTGCCTGGCTGGGGCGAGAACATGGCGCTGTTCACCACGATGGTCAACACGTTTGGCGGCCGCTGGTACGACCCCAACTGGCAAGCCCAGGTCAACAGCCCTGCCTGGAAAAACGCCATGACGTTCTATGTCAACCTGGTCAAGCGTTACGGACCCCCCGGCGCCACCAGCAACGGCTTTACCGAAAACCTGACCCTGATGAGTCAGGGCAAGTGCGGCATGTGGGTGGACGCCACCGTGGCCGCCGGCTTCCTGAGTGACCCCACCAGCAGCAAAATCACCAAGTCGGTGGGCTTCGCCTCAGCGCCGGTGGGCACCACAGCGCGCGGGAACAACTGGTACTGGAGCTGGAACCTGGCCATTCCCAAGAGCACCAAGCAGGAAGACGCCGCCTTCAAATTCCTGACCTGGGCCACTAGCCCCGAGTACATCGCCCTCGTGGCCAAGACCAAGGGCACCTGGGCCAGCGTGCCCCCCGGCACCCGCACCAGCACCTACAGCAACGCCAATTACAAGAAGGCGGCCGGCGCTTTCAGCAGCCTGGTGCTGAGCAGCATCAACAGCGCGGACGTGAACCGCGCCACCAAAGACCCGGTACCCTACACCGGCGTGCAGTACGTCGCCATTCCCGAGTTCCAGGCGCTGGGCACCCAGGTCGGGCAGTACCTGGCCGGCGCCCTGAGCGGTCAGTACACCATTGACCAGGCCCTGAAACTGGCGCAGGACGCCGCGCAGAAAACAGCGCGCGAGGGCGGTTACCAGAAGTAA
- a CDS encoding DDE-type integrase/transposase/recombinase, translating to MQAGRTRRWLWRAVDEHSAMLDVFLQERRDTESAQLFFH from the coding sequence ATGCAGGCAGGCAGGACCAGACGCTGGCTTTGGCGGGCCGTTGACGAACACAGCGCCATGTTGGATGTCTTTTTACAGGAACGCCGAGACACCGAGTCTGCCCAGTTGTTCTTCCACTGA
- a CDS encoding carbohydrate ABC transporter permease: MTTAAPLTTVSTAHPAPRRGLRLTPAALMWPALLYLILTTQVPFFMTVYYSFFRYNLVDPGNRPFIGLGNYVNLLTNPENFRIVLNTLVLALGTLLLTLLIGGGMALLLNRAFPGRAFLRTVMISSFLVMPIVTAVIWKNMLLNPVSGFFSWALLQLGLQPIDFLAQHPMASVMAMITWEWMPFAMLILLTGLQSLPDDQLEAAKLDGATPWQEFQHIVLPHWSQAIQVVVLMETIALLQVYGEIYGSTSGGPGLATTNLPYFIYQKAFAEYNIGLASAAGVLTVVLTNILAIYLLRFMSRSKSSLGG; the protein is encoded by the coding sequence ATGACCACCGCCGCTCCGCTCACCACCGTCAGCACCGCGCACCCGGCGCCCCGGCGCGGCCTGCGCCTGACTCCGGCCGCGCTGATGTGGCCGGCTCTGCTGTATCTGATCCTGACCACGCAGGTGCCGTTTTTCATGACGGTGTATTACAGCTTTTTCCGGTACAACCTCGTAGACCCCGGCAACCGCCCCTTTATTGGCCTGGGCAACTACGTCAACCTGCTGACCAACCCGGAAAACTTCCGCATCGTCCTGAACACCCTGGTGCTGGCGCTGGGCACGCTGCTGCTGACCCTGCTGATTGGCGGCGGGATGGCGCTGCTGCTCAACCGCGCCTTTCCGGGCCGGGCCTTCCTGCGCACTGTCATGATCAGCTCGTTTCTGGTGATGCCGATTGTCACGGCCGTCATCTGGAAGAACATGCTGCTCAACCCGGTGTCGGGCTTTTTCTCGTGGGCGCTGCTGCAACTGGGCCTGCAACCCATTGATTTTCTGGCGCAGCACCCGATGGCCAGCGTGATGGCCATGATCACCTGGGAGTGGATGCCCTTTGCCATGCTGATTCTGCTGACCGGCCTGCAAAGCCTGCCCGACGACCAGCTGGAAGCCGCCAAGCTGGACGGCGCCACGCCCTGGCAGGAGTTTCAGCACATCGTGTTGCCGCACTGGTCGCAGGCCATTCAGGTGGTGGTGCTGATGGAAACCATTGCGCTGCTGCAGGTGTATGGCGAGATCTACGGCTCTACCTCGGGCGGGCCGGGCCTGGCCACCACCAACCTGCCGTACTTCATCTACCAGAAGGCCTTCGCCGAGTACAACATCGGCCTGGCCAGCGCCGCCGGGGTGCTGACGGTCGTGCTGACCAACATCCTGGCCATCTATCTGCTGCGCTTCATGAGCCGCAGCAAGTCCAGTCTGGGAGGCTGA
- a CDS encoding heavy metal translocating P-type ATPase yields MAPLPTVPAADTSLSYMVEGMDCANCVQKVERLMATLPGAAEVKTSFARQTLDLHLNETQTSRAALEGHLRSLGYQPTLLHSAGPEQAVPLSPAPVPRPWFATAQGRLVLASGALLAAAWALSFAAPAWETAGFIAATLLGTWPLARAAWASARLGDLFSINLLVTLAALGAVAIGEAAEGAVVVFFFAIGELLEGVAAGRAREGIRALAALTPRTAQLVTSEGVREVPAETVRVGQIVQVVPGARMPVDGTVLSGLSSADESQVTGESIPVLKEAGAAVYAGSINGDGVLTVRAEREAHDNTLARILHLVEEAEASRAPTARLIERFSRVYTPGVVLVSALVAVVPPLLGAAWSEWLYRGLSLLLIGCPCALVLSVPAAITSGLSAGARRGLLVKGGAALEKLGTVKTVAFDKTGTLTVGTPQVTRLRTLSGTDDETLRLAAAIETGSAHPLGRAIVAEAARRGLQVPTAQDARALPGRAVSAVVEGRALSVASPRHAAELAPLAADLTREIEALEGQGQTVVLLLDGTAPLALLALRDEPRPDAQAAVSRLRALGVQPLMLTGDNARTGQAIASGLGLAVQAGLLPEDKLRAVQTLREQGGVAFVGDGINDAPALAQADVGVAMGGGTDVALDTADAALLRGRVSGAADLIELSRAVLGNIRVNVAIALGLKAAFLVTTLLGITNLWMAVLADTGATALVTANALRLLRWAPRARRDQW; encoded by the coding sequence ATGGCTCCCTTGCCCACAGTGCCCGCTGCCGATACCTCTCTGTCCTACATGGTTGAGGGCATGGACTGCGCCAACTGTGTGCAAAAAGTAGAGCGGCTGATGGCGACCTTGCCCGGCGCTGCTGAGGTCAAAACCAGCTTTGCGCGGCAGACCCTGGATCTGCACCTGAACGAGACGCAGACCAGCCGCGCGGCGCTGGAAGGGCACTTGCGCTCACTGGGCTATCAGCCGACGCTGCTGCACAGCGCGGGGCCAGAGCAGGCGGTCCCACTTTCCCCAGCCCCTGTCCCCCGGCCCTGGTTTGCCACCGCGCAGGGCCGGCTGGTGCTCGCCAGCGGCGCGCTGCTGGCCGCCGCCTGGGCACTGAGTTTCGCGGCGCCCGCCTGGGAGACAGCCGGGTTTATCGCCGCCACGCTGCTGGGCACCTGGCCGCTGGCGCGCGCGGCGTGGGCCAGTGCGCGCCTGGGCGACCTCTTCAGCATCAATTTGCTGGTCACTCTGGCGGCCCTGGGTGCGGTGGCAATTGGCGAGGCGGCAGAGGGCGCCGTGGTCGTGTTCTTCTTTGCCATCGGTGAACTGCTGGAAGGCGTAGCAGCGGGCCGGGCACGCGAAGGCATCCGCGCGCTGGCGGCCCTGACGCCCCGCACCGCCCAGCTGGTAACTTCGGAGGGGGTGCGGGAGGTGCCTGCCGAAACGGTGCGCGTCGGCCAGATCGTGCAGGTGGTGCCGGGCGCCCGCATGCCAGTGGACGGAACAGTGCTCAGCGGCCTCAGCAGCGCCGATGAAAGCCAGGTGACTGGTGAGAGCATTCCTGTGCTCAAGGAAGCCGGCGCCGCCGTCTACGCAGGCAGCATCAACGGCGACGGGGTCCTGACTGTCCGCGCCGAGCGCGAGGCCCACGACAACACGCTGGCCCGCATCCTGCACCTGGTGGAAGAGGCCGAGGCCAGCCGCGCCCCCACCGCGCGCCTGATCGAGCGGTTCAGCCGGGTCTACACACCGGGCGTGGTGCTGGTGTCGGCGCTGGTGGCGGTGGTGCCGCCTCTGCTGGGCGCAGCTTGGTCCGAATGGCTGTACCGGGGCCTGAGCCTGCTGCTGATCGGCTGTCCCTGCGCGCTGGTCCTGAGCGTCCCAGCGGCGATTACCAGCGGCCTGAGTGCCGGCGCGCGCCGGGGCCTGCTGGTTAAGGGCGGCGCCGCGCTGGAAAAGCTGGGGACGGTCAAGACGGTGGCCTTCGACAAAACGGGAACCCTGACGGTGGGCACTCCTCAAGTGACGAGGCTGCGGACCTTGAGCGGCACGGACGACGAGACGTTGCGCCTGGCCGCTGCCATCGAGACCGGCAGTGCCCATCCGCTGGGCCGGGCCATCGTGGCCGAAGCGGCGCGGCGTGGGCTGCAGGTGCCGACGGCGCAGGACGCCCGTGCTCTGCCGGGCCGGGCGGTGAGCGCTGTGGTGGAGGGACGCGCCCTAAGTGTGGCGTCGCCGCGCCACGCGGCCGAGTTGGCTCCACTGGCCGCCGACCTCACCCGCGAAATTGAAGCGCTGGAAGGCCAGGGGCAAACCGTGGTGCTGCTGCTTGACGGGACGGCACCTCTGGCCCTGCTGGCTCTGCGCGACGAGCCTCGCCCCGATGCCCAGGCGGCGGTCTCGCGGCTGCGGGCGCTGGGGGTACAGCCCCTGATGCTGACGGGCGACAACGCCCGCACCGGGCAGGCCATCGCCTCCGGGCTGGGGCTGGCGGTGCAAGCGGGGCTGCTGCCTGAAGATAAGCTGCGCGCGGTGCAAACGCTGCGCGAGCAGGGCGGCGTGGCCTTCGTGGGCGACGGCATTAACGACGCTCCCGCGCTGGCTCAGGCCGACGTGGGCGTGGCGATGGGCGGGGGCACCGACGTCGCGCTCGACACCGCCGACGCGGCGCTGCTGCGCGGGCGCGTGTCGGGCGCGGCCGACCTGATCGAGCTGTCGCGCGCTGTGCTGGGCAATATCCGCGTCAATGTGGCGATTGCCCTGGGCCTGAAGGCGGCCTTCCTGGTCACGACGCTGCTGGGCATCACCAATCTATGGATGGCGGTGCTGGCTGACACCGGAGCCACGGCGCTGGTGACGGCGAATGCCCTGCGGCTGCTGCGGTGGGCGCCACGCGCCAGACGAGATCAGTGGTGA